TTTCTCCGGAATCAACTTTATAGTTAAAATTCTCATCAATATATCCGTAACCGTACCTGTAAGGCCTAGGTCTATTGTCGCTAGTACCATAAGCTGTGGATATTTTGTCTATCTGTATAAATCTCTTTACTAGTTTTCCTCCGCTATACACATCCAAAACACCGTTGGTTCCAGTCCAGTTGACTATGGCTCGTCCTAGTTTATTTTGAGTCTCTTGGGTACAACCCGCAAAAAAAAGTATCGCTAAAACAGAACTTGCCAATAAAGCTTTTTTCATTTCAACCTCTTTTAAGTTTTTTGGTATTATATCATAAGAGATTGACTAAATGATTTAATAGTTAAATAGTTGTATAACAGGTTTATGTTACAACATTTAACTACTCAACTAAATCTAACTCTTTTAGATATTCAACTATCTCATTATCAAACTAAACAGTAAAGGAGCGATATGAGCGGTTGGACATGTTCTTATCAGATAGGCGAATATTGTGATTTACTCAAAAAAAAGTGCGATCCTGGCGACAAAGGATGTGTACTATATGGAAAAGCGATATTTAGCAATCCTCAAACACCTTCAAACGAGGCCGTAAAAAGAAGAGAAGAGATTGAAAGAAAAAGAAAAGAGAGAGGTTACGAATAATTAATTTGAAAATTTGAAATAGCTATAAACTCTTTTTTTATAAAATATTATTATGAAAATGATTATTATAAACAATAAAAGGATTAAGTATGAAGAAGTATTTGCTTTTTTTGGCCTTCTTAGCTTCAACTTTTGCAAATCATAAATTTGCCCCTAACGAAGATTGTAAATCATGTCACCCGCTGATATTTGAAGAGTTTCAAAGTAGTATGCACGCAAACTCCACTATCTTTAAAGATCCTATCCATAAGGCCGTTTGGGATATTCACCCCGCAAAAAAGAAAGAGTCCTACGACTGTGCAAAATGCCACACTCCAGCAGCGGATAATTTAAAAGAATTAATAACGCCAAAAAACGGCATATTGCCCGATAAAAACAGTAAAACTCAAAACGAAGCTATCTCATGCGCCTATTGTCACAGAATAAAAGAGATAAAAGAGGGGCTTAAAACAAACACAAACATAATCTCAAAAGAGCCAAAAAAATATTTTGGAACTTTAAAAGATCACATAAAGTCTCCTTATCATGAGATTGACACCTCAAACCAAAACTTTTTAAAAGGTAATGTCTGTATGGGTTGCCACTCTCATAAAAGAAACAGATTTGGCCTTAACGTCTGTTCAACAAATGAAAATAGAGAGATAGAGAACGCAAACTGCGTTAGCTGTCACATGCCAAAAGTCAAAGGTTCCGTTTCTACTTTAAGAGAAACAAAAACGCACACCTTCCATGGTTTTGCCGGAACTCATGCTC
This Nitrosophilus labii DNA region includes the following protein-coding sequences:
- a CDS encoding multiheme c-type cytochrome; amino-acid sequence: MKKYLLFLAFLASTFANHKFAPNEDCKSCHPLIFEEFQSSMHANSTIFKDPIHKAVWDIHPAKKKESYDCAKCHTPAADNLKELITPKNGILPDKNSKTQNEAISCAYCHRIKEIKEGLKTNTNIISKEPKKYFGTLKDHIKSPYHEIDTSNQNFLKGNVCMGCHSHKRNRFGLNVCSTNENREIENANCVSCHMPKVKGSVSTLRETKTHTFHGFAGTHAHNDKLRKYIDIEFLPKLRDFEIAVNSKVPHDLLLHPLRVAFLKVSVIRNGKKVFEKKETFVRVIGADGKPTPPWLAKEVVKDTMIKENEKRVLKYGFKLQKGDKIVAVLGYKLVKPPMVKKLKLENVEVANKPFILKKEVFKF